Proteins from a genomic interval of Crassostrea angulata isolate pt1a10 chromosome 7, ASM2561291v2, whole genome shotgun sequence:
- the LOC128156388 gene encoding BMP-binding endothelial regulator protein-like isoform X1: MKGLRHLNVPTCHEILLGVLFILFFVDQTKTQLIGNIRRCEKEGEEIFIPNISDNPCIYCFCKNKEVTCRRTQCPSLDGCHMILYENIQDNRKCCEMCKGCTYQNKEYASGDQWSSPEDPCVQLSCRAGVITKAKTKCYSNCKNPIQVPGKCCPICQGCENSGRTYQNGEEYSLSTDACTKCTCQNGNVSCVKEVCPVLNCPESTIIHKENECCPSCEGQRKIFNLPNGFCFFQKKIYKTNDIFRPEDCTECKCLSGTIVCDRETCPPITCSYNMTVKSEDSCCRVCPQKDECIYEGTTYQDSEVWQPNLCTRCSCDDGTTRCRVQQCKVSSWCPAGYVLKYIDGECCPRCVEASGICTVFGDPHYRTFDGRIYNFQGACKYLLAEDEVSKKFSVTVRNDARSSPWFTWTRMLTIFIGKTKIGLHQKLTVKVNRKRIKLPYKSKNPTFSVHREGNSVIFKAEFGLQVVWDGDSYVELTVSSQYKRRMAGLCGNYNGFGSDDLQGRDHKLYTDSEEFGNTWRVGSKAACVLSHNESEHSSLCDGDKRRRKRAIAACSFLLGSVFSKCRRRVDVRTYYSSCISDMCDCPRNKMCACESFKAYAQACSRENVSIRWEKHILCPSQCPRGAIYRRCTRRCSKTCDEPKKTGYCRDKCQPACICPGKRVLHNGKCIAPHTCPGAPSPSL, encoded by the exons TATCAGAAGATGCGAAAAGGAAGGTGAAGAAATATTCATCCCAAATATATCAGACAATCCCTGTATATATTGCTTTTGCAAG AATAAAGAAGTCACTTGTCGACGAACACAATGTCCTAGCTTAGATGGATGCCATATGATTCTGTACGAGAACATACAAGACAACAGGAAGTGTTGCGAGATGTGTAAAGGTTGTACATACCAGAACAAAGAGTATGCCAGCGGAGACCAATGGAGTAGTCCCGAGGACCCGTGTGTTCAGTTGTCCTGCAGG GCAGGGGTAATCACAAAAGCCAAAACGAAATGCTACTCAAATTGCAAGAACCCTATCCAAGTGCCCGGAAAATGCTGTCCTATTTGCCAAG GTTGTGAAAACAGCGGCAGAACCTATCAGAATGGAGAGGAATATTCCCTCAGCACAGATGCATGCACAAAATGTACATGTCAG aatggaAATGTATCCTGTGTAAAAGAAGTATGCCCGGTGTTAAATTGCCCTGAATCTACAATTATacataaagaaaatgaatgctGTCCTTCTTGTGAAG GCCAgcgtaaaatttttaatttgccaAATGGATTTTGTTTCTTTCAAAAGAAAATCTACAAAACCAATGACATTTTTCGACCTGAAGACTGTACAGAATGCAAATGTTTG TCAGGGACCATTGTCTGTGACCGAGAAACCTGTCCACCTATCACGTGTAGCTATAATATGACAGTCAAAAGTGAAGACTCTTGTTGTCGCGTGTGTCCACAGAAGGATGAGTGTATCTACGAGGGCACAACTTACCAG GACTCTGAAGTGTGGCAACCTAACCTGTGTACCAGGTGTTCCTGTGACGACGGAACGACCCGGTGTAGGGTCCAACAATGCAAAGTATCCAGCTGGTGTCCGGCG GGATATGTACTGAAATATATTGACGGTGAATGCTGTCCCCGGTGTGTTGAAG CTAGTGGAATATGTACAGTTTTTGGAGATCCTCATTATAGGACTTTTGACGGCAGGATTTACAATTTTCAGGGagcttgtaaatatttattagcAGAGGACGAAGTGAGCAAAAAGTTTTCAGTAACTGTACGCAATGACGCGCGTTCGTCGCCATGGTTCACATGGACACGTATGTTAACAATATTCATAGGAAAAACCAAAATAGGACTTCATCAGAAACTCACAGTTAAGGTTAACAGAAAGAGAATAAAATTGCCTTACAAGAGTAAGAATCCTACTTTCTCCGTTCATCGAGAAGGGAATTCAGTGATATTTAAAGCAGAATTTGGACTGCAAGTCGTCTGGGATGGCGACAGCTATGTGGAGCTGACTGTCTCTAGTCAGTACAAACGTCGGATGGCAGGTCTCTGTGGTAACTATAACGGGTTTGGTTCCGACGACCTCCAGGGCAGGGACCACAAACTCTACACCGACAGTGAGGAATTCGGCAACACCTGGCGAGTGGGCAGCAAGGCCGCTTGTGTTCTTAGTCACAACGAGTCGGAACACTCTTCCCTTTGTGATGGAGACAAGAGGAGAAGAAAACGGGCGATTGCTGCTTGTAGTTTTCTTCTTGGGAGTGTGTTTTCTAAATGTCGTCGACGGGTAGACGTGAGGACATATTACAG TTCTTGTATATCGGATATGTGCGACTGTCCTAGAAACAAAATGTGCGCCTGTGAATCTTTTAAGGCCTACGCACAAGCTTGCTCTCGGGAGAACGTCAGCATCCGGTGGGAGAAGCACATCCTCTGTCCAA GTCAGTGTCCAAGAGGAGCTATCTACAGACGCTGCACCAGGCGTTGTTCCAAGACGTGCGACGAACCCAAGAAGACGGGCTATTGTCGAGACAAGTGTCAGCCAGCATGTATCTGTCCGGGAAAGCGGGTCCTTCACAACGGGAAATGTATCGCGCCACACACGTGCCCGGGCGCGCCTAGTCCGTCCCTGTGA